GACGTGCTATGTGCCTTTAGAGCCTCGTCATAGCGTTCGCGGGCTTCTGGGTTGCCCAGTATTTCATAGGCATGGTTAATCTGCGCCATTTGGTCATGGCTGTCGGCATCTGGATTCTGGTCCGGATGAAAGCGCTTGACTAACTGGCGATAGGCCTGCTTAATTTCCGACTGGCTGGCTTTGGCCTTAACCTGCAAGGTGTCGTAGTGGTTGGGATTACTCACGGCTCTCCCTTAACAATTCGCTTTCCTTTAATAACTTAAAGAAGTGCCCGACGGGTCCCTGCCCACTGCCAAGTGGGAACGCGTGATTTAGAGCCTGAGTGACGTAGTTTTTCGCTTCACGGACAGCTTCTAAAGGCGTTTTCCCTAAGGCAAGATTGGCTGTAATCGCAGCCGCCAGGGTGCAGCCGGTGCCATGTGTGTTGGAGGTTTCAACAATTTGAGTTCTAAGAATTTCTAGGTTGGTGCCATCAAACCAGACATCAACACCCTGTAGATCTCCAGCCATGCCCCCACCCTTCACCAGTACGGCTTGAGGACCCAAGCTGTGAATTTTGCGGGCGGCAAGTTCCATATCCGCCTGACTTTGAATCTCCAGACCAGACAGGATCTGGGCTTCGTAGCGATTGGGGGTCAATACCAGTGCCAACGGAATGAGTTTCTGGCGCAAGGTTGCAATCGCCTCATCGGCGATGAGTTGGGCCCCGGCGCGGGAAACCATCACCGGGTCAACCACCAAATTGGTCAGCCCTAGGGCCTGAACTTGTAAGACGACCGCAGCAATAATTTCAGCATTGAGCAGCATACCCGTCTTGGCAGCTTGGACCCCAATATCCTGCACTACAGCCTGAATTTGGGCAATCACAGCCTCAGGCGGCAGTGCATCAACCCGACTAACTCCTAACGTGTTCTGAGCAGTAACGCA
The Leptolyngbya sp. FACHB-261 DNA segment above includes these coding regions:
- the thiD gene encoding bifunctional hydroxymethylpyrimidine kinase/phosphomethylpyrimidine kinase translates to MTSELLPIPVALTIAGSDSGGGAGIQADLRTFAFHCVHGTSALTCVTAQNTLGVSRVDALPPEAVIAQIQAVVQDIGVQAAKTGMLLNAEIIAAVVLQVQALGLTNLVVDPVMVSRAGAQLIADEAIATLRQKLIPLALVLTPNRYEAQILSGLEIQSQADMELAARKIHSLGPQAVLVKGGGMAGDLQGVDVWFDGTNLEILRTQIVETSNTHGTGCTLAAAITANLALGKTPLEAVREAKNYVTQALNHAFPLGSGQGPVGHFFKLLKESELLRESRE